In Citrobacter sp. RHB25-C09, the following proteins share a genomic window:
- a CDS encoding HlyD family efflux transporter periplasmic adaptor subunit has protein sequence MSIFREEALEHNSDTEYGDIVLPASFGMSVCAVATLLIFLSVSLFVYYGSYTRKAHLTGIVMPSSGLVKITPQYAGYVTRQTVSEGQHVAAGEPVYHISGEHYNGQGTGTLAAMSMSLKTQYAMLSSQQTLELRDNSQQQQAILQRIASLKPQIKSAELRLSLAGHQATLAVSVMERYKKLAGTHYVSDIEYQQKQIDVSTSLQNVEDQRQGLLQLHTAMEAAEEDLNHLIVQGESRKAELDRQLQGIRQQQDELAGQENFTLTSPVSGTVAAVLIRQGQSVRASEPVMTLVPDNARLQIELYATSQNAGFIQPGQRVALRFAAFPYQKFGVQYGTIREISRTTLTPSDLLSVSPVTWKENEGHYRVIVEPENTFILAYGKQEPLRPGMTLEGDVSLDTRHLWEWLTEPLWSLKGKL, from the coding sequence ATGAGTATATTCAGGGAGGAAGCATTAGAACATAACAGTGATACAGAGTACGGAGATATTGTCTTACCCGCGTCATTTGGCATGTCAGTATGCGCCGTTGCTACATTACTTATATTTCTGAGCGTCTCATTATTCGTTTATTATGGTAGTTATACCCGCAAGGCTCATCTTACAGGTATAGTGATGCCTTCATCAGGACTGGTGAAAATCACACCGCAATATGCCGGATACGTCACCCGACAGACTGTTTCAGAAGGTCAGCACGTAGCTGCCGGTGAGCCTGTTTACCATATCAGCGGCGAGCATTACAACGGGCAGGGCACAGGTACACTGGCAGCCATGAGCATGTCCCTGAAGACTCAGTATGCCATGCTGTCTTCCCAGCAGACTCTGGAATTGCGTGACAACAGTCAGCAGCAGCAGGCCATACTACAGCGAATTGCCTCCCTGAAACCACAGATTAAAAGTGCAGAGCTGCGCCTGTCGCTTGCCGGGCATCAGGCCACGCTGGCCGTGTCCGTCATGGAGCGCTATAAAAAACTGGCTGGAACGCATTACGTATCAGATATCGAATACCAGCAGAAGCAAATTGACGTTTCTACGTCACTGCAAAACGTTGAGGATCAGCGTCAGGGGCTTCTGCAACTACACACTGCAATGGAGGCTGCTGAAGAAGATCTTAACCATCTCATCGTTCAGGGGGAAAGCCGTAAAGCTGAGCTGGACAGGCAGTTGCAGGGGATCAGGCAACAGCAGGACGAACTGGCCGGACAGGAGAACTTTACGCTGACGTCACCGGTATCCGGAACCGTTGCTGCCGTGCTGATCAGACAGGGACAGTCTGTCAGGGCATCTGAACCGGTCATGACTCTGGTTCCCGACAATGCTCGTCTGCAGATAGAACTCTATGCCACCAGTCAGAATGCCGGTTTTATTCAGCCGGGGCAGCGTGTTGCACTTCGGTTCGCCGCATTCCCCTATCAGAAGTTTGGCGTTCAGTACGGGACTATCCGAGAGATAAGCCGTACAACGCTGACCCCTTCGGATTTACTCTCCGTATCCCCTGTGACCTGGAAAGAGAATGAAGGGCACTACCGCGTCATCGTCGAACCTGAGAATACCTTCATTCTGGCTTATGGAAAACAGGAACCCCTGCGCCCCGGCATGACCCTTGAGGGGGATGTCAGCCTGGATACCCGCCATTTGTGGGAGTGGCTGACCGAGCCACTCTGGAGCCTGAAAGGAAAACTGTAA
- a CDS encoding CPBP family intramembrane glutamic endopeptidase: protein MTLVVPYYEEIVYRACAFGFLRSIFKENIIIPCVITSLFFSLMHFQYYNVLDQSVLFVVSMLLLGVRIKSRSLFYPMLIHSGMNTFVILLNIQNIL, encoded by the coding sequence ATGACACTGGTCGTACCCTACTATGAGGAGATCGTATACAGAGCCTGTGCCTTTGGATTTCTGCGTTCAATTTTCAAGGAAAACATTATCATTCCCTGTGTGATAACATCTTTGTTTTTCTCTCTGATGCACTTTCAGTATTATAATGTTCTGGATCAATCAGTCCTTTTTGTTGTATCTATGCTGTTATTAGGGGTCAGAATTAAAAGCAGATCCCTTTTTTATCCTATGTTAATACATTCAGGCATGAATACCTTTGTTATATTATTAAATATTCAAAATATTTTATAA
- a CDS encoding recombinase family protein has protein sequence MFIRAYLRASTEDQFADRAKEMLEQFVQERGYKIASYYRENISGTKLDRPELGRLLMDSHHSDILLVEQIDRLTRLSNSDWMTLKKQIEQHELRIVSLDVPTSWQALSDKDPSQTDPITCAVITAINNMLIDLMAAMSHKDWLSRRQRQKQGIERAHILGKYRGKQADQERHQKVLYYREVKKLSIRETAEATGYSTSQVCRIQAYHRDKLDFKSISNK, from the coding sequence ATGTTCATCAGAGCTTATTTAAGGGCATCGACGGAAGATCAGTTCGCCGATCGGGCAAAAGAGATGCTGGAGCAGTTCGTTCAGGAACGAGGCTATAAAATAGCCAGTTACTACCGGGAGAACATCAGCGGAACAAAACTTGACCGCCCGGAACTGGGACGCTTACTGATGGACAGTCACCACAGTGATATTTTGCTGGTCGAGCAGATAGACCGCCTGACCCGTCTGAGTAACAGCGACTGGATGACGCTGAAAAAGCAGATAGAACAACATGAGCTGCGGATTGTCAGCCTGGATGTCCCCACGTCATGGCAGGCGCTGTCAGATAAAGACCCTTCACAGACTGACCCAATCACCTGCGCAGTGATAACAGCTATCAATAATATGCTTATCGACCTGATGGCTGCGATGTCGCATAAGGACTGGCTGAGCCGCCGCCAGCGGCAAAAACAGGGAATTGAACGGGCCCATATACTGGGGAAATATCGAGGCAAACAGGCTGATCAGGAACGACATCAGAAAGTTCTGTACTACCGGGAGGTCAAGAAACTGAGCATCCGTGAAACGGCAGAAGCAACAGGCTACAGCACTTCACAGGTTTGCCGAATCCAGGCATATCATCGAGATAAGTTAGATTTTAAATCAATAAGTAATAAATAA